DNA sequence from the Streptomyces canus genome:
CCTGCTGCAGGTGGCAGCCGGATCACTCAAGCCTCGGGCAAGTGACATCCTTGAGACACGTCCATGGTGTGAGTGTGGAGTCGCAAGGACGTTCTCCGGAGAAAGGGCCATGTGATGTCTAACACTAGCCTTCAGCACCCAGGCCAGCCCGACATGCTCAGCCACCAGGCGTACGTGACCCACGACGTCGAGGCGACGGTGGAGTTCTACGAGAAGATCATGGGAATGCCGTTGGTCGACAGCGTGATCGGCGACAAGGTGCCCAGCACCGGCGATGACTTCCCCTACTTCCACGTCTTCTTCCGCCAAGGCGACGGCTCGACGATCGCCTTCTTCGAGGCGCCGGGCTTGCCCAAGGCCAACCCCAAGGGCCACCCCGCGTACGACATCTTCGACCACCTGGCGCTGCAGGTCGACAGCAAGGAGCGCGTCGAAGCCTGGAAGGAGTGGCTGAACGCCAACGGCATCTCCACGGTCGGCCCGATCGACCACGAGATCGTCTACAGCATCTACTTCCGTGACCCGGTCAACGACCTGCGCCTGGAGATCACCACGCCCCTCGACCCCAAGTGGAACGATAACGCTGCCGTGGCCCAGCAGGAGCTGAAGGCCTGGATCGAGGTCAAGCACAAGGCGGCGGAGCGGAACGAGGACGTCGCCGAGGCGGTGATGAAGTTCATTCAGGTCTACCGGAACGAATCGCACGGCAACACCCCGGCCTGAGATCCGCCGAATGAAGAGGGGCCACCGCGGGCCCCTCTTCTGCTTGCCTCAGCCGTGCGGCCCGTCAGGCCGGCAGGCTCCCCTTCAGCCGGTGCTTCTGGATCTTGCCGACGGGCGTGCGCGGCAGTTCGCGGACCAGTTTGACGCTGTCGGGGACCTTGAACTTCGCGAGCCGCTCGCGGCAGAAGTCGAGGATCTCGTCCGGGGTCGCCTCTGCGCCCTGGCAGAGCACGACGAACGCGACCAGCGCCTCGTCGCGCATCTCGTCGGGAACGCCGACAGCGGCGGACTCGAAGACGGCGGGGTGCTGATCGATCACCGCCTCGACCTCGCTGCAGGCGACGTTCTCGCCGGCCCGCTTGATCATGTCCTTGGCCCGGTCCACGAAGATGACGAACCCGTCGGAGTCCGTGGCGGCCACGTCTCCGGTGTGCAGCCATCCGTCGACGAGCGTCGACGCGGTGGCCTCCGGGTTGGCGAGGTAGCCGGCCATCACGTCGAATCCGGGATTGGCGCCGACGAGCAACTGCCCGGGAGTGCCGAGCGGGACGTCGTTGCCCTGGTCGTCCACCAGACGAATGCGTGCGCCGGCGACCGGCCTGCCCATTGCCTGGGAGTTCCGCGTGCCGAGCAGCGGGTTCATCAAGGGCGGGAAGACCGTCTCGGTCATGCCGTAGAGCTGAAGCAGATCGACCCCGAACCGCTTCTGGAACTCCGTGACCTGGGCGGCGGAGACGTTCTGCGCGAAGATCACGACGCGCATCTGGTGCATGTGGTCGGCATCGGAGACCGACTGAGCGAGCAGCATCCGGATCGGAGCGGCGAAAAGGCTGGCGACCGTCGCTCCGGTGGCCAGCGCCTGCTCCGACCATCGGCTGGCACTGAACCGGGGGGTGAGCGCCACAGAGGCTCCGGAGACGAAGGCCGACATGGTCGAGTAGTACTGCGCGTTGCCGTGGAAGAGCGGCAGGACGATGAGGTTGCGGTCGTAACGACGCAGCCGCAAGTGACCGGCGACGACGTCTCCGGCGTTCAGGTACGCCGCGTGGGTCACCATGACACCCTTTGGGCGGCTGGTAGTGCCGGAGGTGTACATGATGGCCGCGAGCGTGCCGCCGTCGGTGCGACGGAGGTCGACTGAGTCCCAGTCGGCGAAGGTGTCGCTGACGTGCCACGCGTGCTCGACGTCGATGATCGTCCGGGCGCCGGCGGCGCGGGTCGTGTCGGCCAAGTCGGCCTGGGTCACGACGACTTCGCATCCCGCGTGGTCGACCACGTAGCGCAGTTCGTCGGCGGTGAGCAGTGGATTGGTGGGCACGATGGCTGCGCCAAGGAGCGCGGCGCCGAACCACACGTCGTAGAACTCGGGACAATTGGTCAGGTGGACGCCTACCTTGTCGCCGGCCCGCACGCCGTGCGAGGACAGCAGCTCGGCGGAGGAAAGCGCCCGCGCGGCCATCTGCCCCCACGTGGTGGTCTCGACCAGTCCGGGACCTCGCTCGTAAGCGAGGAAGGGCGCGTTGGGCTGCAGGTGGGCGAATTCCTTGAGCACCGAGCCGAGTGTCCGGTGACTGTGAGCCATTGTCATAAGGGGAACCGTAGGCCGATGTGCCTGTCGAATGGATGCCACTTCGGGACCGCTCTCTCGGACACCCAATCGACATCTATTCGCACCTACGCTGAGGACGTCCCGCCTGGGATCGGCATGAATTGGAGGAGCAGGTGGAGTCTGCGCTGGCAGGAATCCGCGTCGTCGACATGAGCGCCACGGTGATGGGGCCGATGGCGAGCCAGCTACTCGGCGACCACGGCGCTGACGTCATCAAGGTCGAGTCACCGGCTGGTGACACGACACGGAGTATTCCGCCGATGCAGCACCCCAAGATGGGCTGCACATTCCTGCAGCTCAACCGGAACAAGCGCAGTGTTGTGCTCGACCTCAAGATCGAGCGGCACATGGAGGCGATGCGCGACCTCCTCGCCAGCGCCGACGTGTTCATGTATTCGGTGCGCCCGCAGGCGATGGCCCGGCTCGGCCTGGGGCCCGAGGACCTCGCCGAGCTCAACCCCAAACTCATCTCGGTCAGTCTCGTCGGTTTCGGCGAGGGCGGCCCCTATGCCGGCCGACCAGCGTACGAGGACCTCATCCAGGGCCTCACCGCCGTGCCCTCCCTGCTGGCCCGCACGGGCTCGCCGGAGCCCGGCTATGTGCCCACTTCGTTCAACGACCGCGGCACGGGTCTGTACGCTGCGCACGCCATCATGACCGCCCTGTTCCACCGCGAGCGGAGCGGGGAGGCCCAGCACGTCGAAGTGCCGATGTTCGAGTCGATGGCCCAGTTCGTGCTCGGCGACCACATGGGCGGCATGGCCTTCGAGCCGCCCATGGGTCCGCCTGGATACCCGCGCACACTCACCGCCGAACGGCGCCCCTACCAGACGGCTGACGGCTACGTATGCGCGATCATCTACACCGACAACCACTGGCGGTCCTTCGGGGAGCTCGTCGGGCGGCCGGACCTTCTCGAGGACCCGCGCTTCGCCGACTTTGGCGCTCGCACCACACACGCCGATCACACGTACGCCTTCGTGCGCGAGCAGCTGGCCGCGAGGACCACCGCTGAGTGGCTAGGGGTGTTCGAGAAGGCCGATATCCCGGCCACGCCGCTGCACACCCTGGAATCGATTTTCGACGACCCGCACCTGAACGCGGTCGGCTTCTTCCAGGCGACGGAGCATCCCACGGAGGGCCCGCTGCGCACGGTGCGCGGTCCGGTCGGCTGGTCCAAGACGCCTCCGGGCCTCCGCCGGCACGCGCCGCAGCTGGGCGAGCACACCGTGGACGTCCTCGTCGAGTTGGGCTATGGCAAGGACGACGCTGCGAAGATCAAGAGGGAAGGCGGGCGGTGACTGCCCTGACCAGCTCTGAGAGCGACTCCGGCTACGCCCATGTCGCGTATCACGTCGAGGACGGGGTCGCCCACGTCCGCCTCAACCGGCCCGACAAGCTCAACGTCCTGGGCTTCGGCCCGGACGGCAGCCGGGCCGAGATCCTTGCCGCCCTGCAGCGTGCGGACGCCGACGCGTCCGTCGGGGCGATCCTCGTGAGCGCGGAGGGCCGGGAGTTCTGTGCCGGCGGTGACCTGACCGGGGCGCCGCCGACCGACAGACCGTACGACGTCACGGAGATGGTTGCAGAGGTCGACCGGTTCCACGCCGGCATCCGAGCCGTCCGCAAGCCGATCGTCGCGGCCGTGCACGGCCTGTGCCTGGGGGCGGGCCTGGGCTTGCTTGCCCAGTTCGACCTCGTCGTCGCGGCCGAGGACGCCCGCTTCGGTCTCGTGGAGGGCCGTATCGGCCACCCGGGCGCCACTGAGCTGGTGCCGCTGATCGGGCCGGCGTGGGCGAAGTTCCTGATCCTCACCGGAGAGCTGATCGGCGCCTCCGTGGCCGAACGGATCGGGCTCGTCCTAGCCGTGGTCGCACCCGACGCGCTGTCGGTCCGGGCGGGTGACCTCGCCGCACGGATCGCGGCGACGCCCCGGGAAGCGGCGATCCTCAACAAGGCCGCGGTCAACGCAACCGCGGATGCCATGGGGCGTGCCGACGGCCGCGCGGCCGGGCGTACCCGTGACGTGGTGACCGTCTCGAACGCCCGCTACGCCGAAGCTCCTGATGGCCGGCGCTTCGCCGACATTCTGGCCACGGAGGGCGTGACCGGACTCAAGGCGGCCCGCGACTCCCAGTTCACCGGGAGCTGGCTGCCGACTCCGACGAGTATGAAGGAAGACCAGTGATCCTCGACGTTCTCCAAGGGGACTTGCAGTACCAGTACATCGCTCTCGACTACCCCGAGCAACGCTCCTTCAACGAGGTGTACGGCTACGCCGGCAGCCAGGGCATGGTCCACGTCGAGGGCGTGTTGCTCAAGCCGCGCACCGGCACCTCGAAGACCGTCTTCTTCTTCATGCATCCGGTCACCCCGATGGACGTGCTGCCCGTGCCGCGGAGCCTGGCCGAGTCGGGTGTGCACGTGCTGTGCGGACGCACCCGATATTTCAAGAACGACGCGGCCCTGATCTTCGAGAAGACGCTGCTCGACTTCGGCGCCTGGATCCGCTACGCCAAGGAGCAGCTCGGCTACGAGAAGGTGGTGCTGGTCGGGTGGAGCGGTGGTGGCTCGTTGTCGATGTTCTACCAGTCGCAGGCCGAGAATCCCACGATCGTGGATACGCCGTACGGCGACCCGGTCGATGTCGTCGGTGCCGGGCTCATTCCCGCCGACGCTGTGGTCTTCCAGGCCGCGCACGCCTCCCGGGCGCGGGTGCTGCTGGAGTCCCTCGACGCCTCGGTGCGCGATGAGCTCAACCCCGAGGACCGCGACCCGCACCTGGACCTCTACCGGCCCGAGAACCTGGCCAGTCGGCCCTACAGCGCAGACTTCGTCGCGGAGTACCGTGCCGCCCAGCTGTCCCGGATGCGCCGTATCACGGCGACCGTGCGTGAGCGCCTCGAGATGCTCGAGAACCGCGGTGGCAAGGAGATCGAGGGTGCCTTCGTCGTCCACCGGACCGAGGCCGACCCGCGCTGGCTCGACCCGACCCTGGAGCCCAACGACCGTCGGCCGGAGTGGTGTTACTCCGGTGATCCCGAGACGGTTAACACCGG
Encoded proteins:
- a CDS encoding VOC family protein; its protein translation is MSNTSLQHPGQPDMLSHQAYVTHDVEATVEFYEKIMGMPLVDSVIGDKVPSTGDDFPYFHVFFRQGDGSTIAFFEAPGLPKANPKGHPAYDIFDHLALQVDSKERVEAWKEWLNANGISTVGPIDHEIVYSIYFRDPVNDLRLEITTPLDPKWNDNAAVAQQELKAWIEVKHKAAERNEDVAEAVMKFIQVYRNESHGNTPA
- a CDS encoding AMP-binding protein; protein product: MTMAHSHRTLGSVLKEFAHLQPNAPFLAYERGPGLVETTTWGQMAARALSSAELLSSHGVRAGDKVGVHLTNCPEFYDVWFGAALLGAAIVPTNPLLTADELRYVVDHAGCEVVVTQADLADTTRAAGARTIIDVEHAWHVSDTFADWDSVDLRRTDGGTLAAIMYTSGTTSRPKGVMVTHAAYLNAGDVVAGHLRLRRYDRNLIVLPLFHGNAQYYSTMSAFVSGASVALTPRFSASRWSEQALATGATVASLFAAPIRMLLAQSVSDADHMHQMRVVIFAQNVSAAQVTEFQKRFGVDLLQLYGMTETVFPPLMNPLLGTRNSQAMGRPVAGARIRLVDDQGNDVPLGTPGQLLVGANPGFDVMAGYLANPEATASTLVDGWLHTGDVAATDSDGFVIFVDRAKDMIKRAGENVACSEVEAVIDQHPAVFESAAVGVPDEMRDEALVAFVVLCQGAEATPDEILDFCRERLAKFKVPDSVKLVRELPRTPVGKIQKHRLKGSLPA
- a CDS encoding CaiB/BaiF CoA transferase family protein; translated protein: MEEQVESALAGIRVVDMSATVMGPMASQLLGDHGADVIKVESPAGDTTRSIPPMQHPKMGCTFLQLNRNKRSVVLDLKIERHMEAMRDLLASADVFMYSVRPQAMARLGLGPEDLAELNPKLISVSLVGFGEGGPYAGRPAYEDLIQGLTAVPSLLARTGSPEPGYVPTSFNDRGTGLYAAHAIMTALFHRERSGEAQHVEVPMFESMAQFVLGDHMGGMAFEPPMGPPGYPRTLTAERRPYQTADGYVCAIIYTDNHWRSFGELVGRPDLLEDPRFADFGARTTHADHTYAFVREQLAARTTAEWLGVFEKADIPATPLHTLESIFDDPHLNAVGFFQATEHPTEGPLRTVRGPVGWSKTPPGLRRHAPQLGEHTVDVLVELGYGKDDAAKIKREGGR
- a CDS encoding enoyl-CoA hydratase/isomerase family protein — encoded protein: MTALTSSESDSGYAHVAYHVEDGVAHVRLNRPDKLNVLGFGPDGSRAEILAALQRADADASVGAILVSAEGREFCAGGDLTGAPPTDRPYDVTEMVAEVDRFHAGIRAVRKPIVAAVHGLCLGAGLGLLAQFDLVVAAEDARFGLVEGRIGHPGATELVPLIGPAWAKFLILTGELIGASVAERIGLVLAVVAPDALSVRAGDLAARIAATPREAAILNKAAVNATADAMGRADGRAAGRTRDVVTVSNARYAEAPDGRRFADILATEGVTGLKAARDSQFTGSWLPTPTSMKEDQ